The Desulfovibrio sp. JC010 sequence CCATGCCCGCAGGAATCAGCCCCACAGCCACAACATAAGCCAGTTTTTTAATATCCAGCGGATCGCTGCTGCGCGAAAGAATCTTGGCCCCGATGACCAGAATGGTGATCTTTGCCATCTCGCTGGGCTGGAAATTGAAAAAACCCAGATCAAGCCAGCGGCGGGCACCGTAAATGGTTTTACCGATCACCGGAACACAGGCCAGCAGAGCCACGGTAATCCAGAACAAAGGCCAGGCGATGGTCCGCAGATGGCGGTAATCAAAGAGCATGAAAGTGATCATGCCCGCAAAACCCATCAGCCCCCAGATGAGCTGTTTCTGATAGAAAGAGCTCACGCTCATTCCCTCTTCCAGCCTGAATCCACTGGCGGAATAAAGGTTCAGCACACCTACAAAAAAAAGCATGGCCGCCAGTCCCAGCAGGAACCAGTTCATATGGATAAGCAGTCTGCGGTCAATGGGGGACATTACTTCTTTTCCTTCCTGCCTTTGAAAATATGATCATAGATGGCTTTAACTATGGGTCCGGCACCGGAGGAACCGTGCAAGCCGTGCTCAACCATGCAGACCACCACGTAACGCTCGGTTCCTTTTTCAGCAAAACTGGCCATCCAGGCGTGGTCCCTGTATTTGTAAGGGATATCCTCGTCCTTCATTTTCTTAAGCTCATCAGTGAGCTTGACCACCTGCGCGGTCCCGGTCTTACCGCCGACAACCACCCCTTTCATGCGCAGCCTGCGCGCGGTTCCGCGAGGCTTGTCCACTGTGGCGATCATGGCCTTGCGAATTAATTCACGCTTAGCATCGGTAAGAGGAAGAACCCCTTGTTCTTCCGCAGGCTCCCCGGCCAGCAGCTGCGGCCTAAGCAGCCTGCCGCCGTTTATAAGTGATGAAATGGAACGGGCCACCTGTAAGGGAGTGACGAGGGTGTAACCCTGCCCGATGGAAAAGTTCAGGTTCTCGCCCGGATGCCAGATCTCACCGAATCTGCGTTTTTTCCACTTACGGGTGGGAATAAGTCCACCTTTTTCATGAGGCAGGGCAATCCCGGTGGGCTTGCCGTATCCGGCGGCAAAGGCATACTCGCTCATGCGGTCAACGCCGAGTTTTTTACCTAACTTGTAATAATATACGTCACAGGACTCGACCAGGGATTTTTCAAGATCAGTCTTACCGTGGCCGCCTTTACGCCAGCAGCGAAAAGTATACTTCCCCAGATTCATATGCCCGGGACAGAACACCGTGTCTTCCGGGGTGATCATCCCGTAATGCAGTCCGGCCCCGGCCACGGTCATCTTAAAGACGGATCCCGGGGGGTACACGGACTGAATAACCCTGTTCTGGAGCGGAGTACGCGGATCGTCTCGCAGAGCCACCCACTCTTTCTGGGACAGACCGTCAGTGAAAGAGTTGTTGTCATAGGAAGGGGCACTGACAAAAGCCAGAATCTGACCGTTATCCGGATTCATAACCACCACGGCTCCGGCTTTGCCCTCAAGCAGACTGCCGCCCAGTTCCTGCAGATCGAGATCAATGGAAAGATCAATATCCTCACCGGCAATGGGCGGATTCAGGATGCGCTCCTTGAGCCTGCGCCCGGTGGCGTCCACCTCATTCTGCCTGCGGCCCTTAATGCCCCGAAACCTTTTCTCCAGCACGTATTCAAGCCCCTGCTTGCCCACATAATCGCCTACAGCAAGATCCGGATCAGCCTCAAGCTCCTCTTCGTCCACCTCGGACACATAGCCGAGCACATGGGAAAGAAGAGGCCCCTGCAGATATTTACGCCGGGGACGCACGACAACTTCCAGTCCCGGCCAGTGCAATGAATTGGCTTCAATCACCGCCACCTGTTCAAAGGTAAGGTTGGGAACGAGAATAAGCGGCTCAAACGGCTTTACCCTGCGCCGGGATTTCTTAAAAACTTTCTTGAGCTTGCCCAGGTCCACCCCGGTCCACTGGGAAACAGTTTTCAGGGTGGCATCAAGATCCTTGCAGTCCTCACGGACAATACCCAGTGCGTAGGCCGGTTCGTTAACTGCCAGCAGATTGCCGTTCCGGTCCCTGATCAGACCGCGCGGAGCATAAAGATTATCCTGACGAAGCTGGTTATTTCGGGCCTGTTCGGAAAAATAATCGCCCTTATGTATCTGTAAATACCAGAAACGCAGGGCAAAAATGCAGAACAAAAGAAGGATAAGTCCCTGCAGCAGCAGAAGACCGTTCTTAGGGGGCTGCTGGGTTTTGGATTCATACAGGCTCATGTTTAAACCTTTGCGGATAAATATATTTCAGCAGAAGCCATTCGGCAGGAAAGACCACAGCCTGAAGTATTCCTTCGAAAATATAACGGTCGGGAACCCAGACCATATCGGCGAGCATGGACATCATTGCGGTCAGGGTCGGATGCAGCGCGCCGAGCACGCAACCGCAAAGCAGGGCGAACATCATGGACTGCACGTCAAAAAACATGGCCCCGCAACGATACAAAAAGAAAATGGATGAATACCAGACAACAGAATAGCCGAAAGGCAGCCCCCCGATTCCGTCTTGAATCAGGGACCAGATAAGGATCAGCCAGAAAACATGGTATTTCTTTTCAAGCTGAATACACAGCAGGATTCCCGGCGCAAGGAAATCCACTCCGGGTACAATTTTCTGCGCCCAGATTGCCGCAAAGCTGAAGCAGGCCCACCAGAAAGCGGAATACATGACCTACCTCCCTTCAGCAGCAGTGGAATTAGCAACCTGTGCCGTTGAATTGGCAGTCCCGGCAGTGGCATTGGAGACAGACGCTGCCCGATGCAACAGGAGAACCTCTTCTATGTTCTCCATGTCCACCAACGGCTCGGCCTCAACGTCAAGGAAAAGGGAAATATCGGAACGCTCAACAGAAACAATCTTAGCCACCGGCAATCCGGGAGGGAAAAGTCCGGCAAGGCCGGAGGTAACCAGAATCTCCCCTTCGGCGACCGGGGCGTTGAGCTTCATATATTTTACATTGAGAAGATCGCCCTCGCCATTACCGACCAGCAATCCGGTGGAACGGTGAATCTGTCCGCGCACGGAAATTCTGCTGTTCAGGTCGGTGAGCAGCAATGCTTTTGATGCACTGATCCCCGGCTCAACCACCCGGCCCACAACTCCCAGCGGAGTTATGACCGGAGTATCCGGCTCCACACCGGAGACAACACCTTTATTTATTATGATTGAATCGAGAGCGGCGGTAGGTCCCATTCTATGGGCAATGATCCGGGCACCGTCAGTATTCCAGCCCCGGAGGGGCTTTACTTCAAGCAGCAACCTGTACCGTTCGGCCTCAGCGGCCTTTTCACGCAGCTTCATGATCTCCAGCCGCATGAGTCCGTTCTGGGAGCTGAGCTGATCGTTGAGCTGTTTCAAGCCCACCAGATAAACATATTTATCCCAGAATTCCACAGACTGGTCATGAACCCATTCGCAGGGCCACAGAACCCATTTAACGATTTCAAGCCCGGTAAACCCGGCCAGACGGTCCAGCTGCCCCGACCTCAGGTTCCATGAATAGAGACTGAGGTAGACAAACAGGCCAATAATGACGGCTATAGCGGCACGCTTAAGCTTCACACTTAATCCTCTGTAAAAGAAAAGCAGAGATTGAAAACAAAATCAGAAAATTAAAAAGCTATAACCAGTAAGACGAGACTCCGGAATCAGAAAGTTGTAATCAATCTCAAATCCGGATGCGGTTAATTTCTGAGGACATAGTTTTTTACAGATCAAATCCGTAAAAAACTATGCCCTCAGCCGTAACTGGTGCACTCGATTCATCCGCGGCAAAAGAAGCGGATATTAATCAATAGTTACGTCTTTATAGATGTTTATTTCATCTAAAGCTCTACCGGAACCGACAACAACGGCATCAAGGGGAGTATCCACCACAGTGATGGGCAGATGGGTTTCCTGACTCAAAAGCTGGTCAAGCCCCTTAAGCAGTGCTCCGCCGCCGGTGAGCACGATGCCCCGGTCAACGATGTCGGCTGCAAGTTCAGGAGGAGTCTGTTCAAGGGCCACGCGTACACCCTGAACAATGGAATCCACCTGTTCGGAAATTGCTTTCCTGATCTCTTCGGAGGTGATCAGGATATTCTGGGGAATACCGGTCACAAGGTCACGGCCCTTTACTTCCATCTCGATCTCTTCTTCCAGCGGAAAAGCGGAACCGATCTTGATCTTGATGGATTCGGCAGTGGATTCACCGATAAGCATGGAGTACTTGCGCTTCACATGCTGCATGATGGCTTCATCCATCTTGTCTCCGCCCACACGTACGGAACGGGCGTAAACAATACCGGAAAGGGAGATTACCGCGATCTCGGAAGTACCGCCGCCGATGTCTACAACCATGTTGGAGGTAGGCTCGGTGATGGGCAGGTTCGCACCGATGGCCGCTGCCATGGGCTCTTCAATGAGGTAAACCTCACGGGCACCTGCGGACTGGGCACTTTCCTTGACCGCCCTCTTTTCAACCTGGGTAATCCCGGTGGGCACGCAGATCATGATCCGGGGACGGACCAGCCTGCGGCTGTTGTGGACTTTTGAAATGAAATGGCGCAACATGGCTTCAGTGACCTCAAAGTCAGCGATTACGCCGTCTTTCATGGGTCTGATCGCAACAATGTTACCGGGAGTTCGACCAAGCATCCTCTTGGCTTCCAACCCAACGGCGAGCACCTTGCTACCGCCGTTAACGTCTCTCTTAACAGCGACCACAGAAGGCTCGCTGAGCATTACGCCTTTACCTTTTACATAAACCAGTGTGTTAGCTGTACCGAGGTCGATTGCAAGGTCACTGGAAAACGAACCGAGTATCTTGTCGAAAATCGATGCCATATTAAACTGGAAACTCCAAAAAAAATGTGATTCTAAAACACCTCGCAGGAGGCGGACTTAACGTCTATCAAAAGAAAATCCTAGGAGTTAACTAGCAGAAGAAACTGCGGCAGGCAACACATTAGAGCACTTCGAAGGGTTGATGTATTTTGCTGATAACAATCTGGAAAACCATATATATTTTCAATCGTAATGATTAAAGGGCTTACCCCGCCCAGAAAAGGAGATTCCATGCACCGTTTTTACGGTCTGGCCGCCCGTCTGCGACAGAGCTTCGGGGAGCGGGTCCAGAAAATTCCACTCGATTTCGGATTCACCTGCCCCAACCGGGACGGACACCTTTCCCGTAAAGGCTGTATCTTCTGCAGCCCGCAGGGCTCCGGCTCCGGGCTGCACAAACTATCCATGTCCATCCCCGAACAATGGGCCCACTGGCAGGAGAAACTTTCCAAGCTGTACACGGCCAAACTTTACCTTGCCTACCTGCAATCTTATTCCAACACCTATTGCAGCATTGATGAACTCAAGTGCGCTCTCGAACAATTGGAAGGTCTGCCCGGCCTTGCCGGACTGTGCATCGGTACCCGCCCGGACTGCCTTGATGACGAAAAGCTGGTACTGATCAAAAATCTCGGTCTCAAAGAAACATGGATTGATCTCGGATTGCAAAGCTCAAACAACCAGACTTTGGAACGCATCAACCGCGGCCATACCGCCGAACAATTCGCCGAAGCCGTACACATGGCCCACGCACATGGGCTGGATGTCTGCGCCCACCTCATCGCCGGGCTGCCCGGAGAATCCACCGCCGACTTCCTTGAATCAGTCCGTTTTCTCAATGAACTGCCCATTGCCGGAATCAAATTCCACAACCTCTTTGTCGGCAAGGGAACCCCGCTCAAAAAAATCTACGATGCCGGAGAATACACTCCCATTGGAAAAGACGAATACATAGCTGCGCTGGTGCAGGCCATATCCATCCTGCGCACCGATATCGTCATCCACCGCCTTAAAGCAGACGCAATTCCCGGCGGCCTGATCGCCCCTGAATGGGTGCGCCAGAAACGCAAAGTGCTCAACGAAATTGAGCAGGCCATGAAGGCCCAAGGAGTCTGGCAGGGCTGCGCGCGGGACGACGCCCCGGATGAACCGCCTTTGTGGTATAGCGCAGAGCACAAACGAGAAACGGCCCGCACGTAATACGCACGGGCCGTTCCAAGCACGGTCAAGAGGTTGAGGATGAAAATTACTTGTTGCCTTTTCTCTGCATTTTGGCCCTGATGAAAATAGCCAGCATGTTCATGCTAAGTACAAGGGTGATCAGTACGAGTGAGGTTCCGTACTGGATGTGTCTTGTTTTTTCGATCTCAGTACCGGCGGTTGCCAGAACGTAGATATGGTAAGGCAGAGCCATTACATCATCAAACAGGGATTCAGGCATTTCAGGGGTAAAAAACACGGCTGCGGTAAACATGATCGCTGCGGTTTCACCTGCGGCTCTTGAGAGAGTCAGGATGGCACCGGTGAGCATACCGGGCAGCGCAGCGGGCAGAACAACCTTGTAGATGGTCTGCCATTTGGTAGCCCCGAGACCGAGGGAAGCTTCGCGGTAAGTCTGGGGGACCGATCTGAGAGCCTCTTCGGATGCGCCGATAACAAGGGGAAGTGCCAGCGCACCGAGGGTACAGACCCCGGCCATGATACTTACGCCCATGCCCATAACGGTCACAAACAGGGAAAGTCCGAAAAGGCCGAAAACAACGGACGGAACACCCGCAAGGTTATTGATTCCCAGACGGATGATGCGCACCAGTCTGGGGGAGGTAGCATATTCATTGAGATAGATCGCAGTGGCGATACCCCAGGGCAAAGCAATCATCAGCGCACCGTAACTGAGCACGATGGTACCTACGATACAGGGGAAGATCCCGCCCGCGGTCATGGATTCACGAGGATTCTCAGTGAGGAATTCCCAGCTCATGGCCGGCAGCCCGTAGTAAAGCACGAAGCCGACGATGATCAACAGTGCCAGACCATTGATGGCGGCAGCACCTTTGAAAAGCAGGAAGACCGCTTTCTGGATCTTCTCCCTCATTGAATAATTATCATTATCGCCGGGTTCCATTCTGGGCTCGGCCACTTGTACGTTACTTTCCATCATGGAATCCACTTGTTCTATTGTTTCAGCATTGTTCATTTCTTTCACCGATTTTATTCCCGTACGTTTCAATTACAGGGTAGCGGAACCGACCTGCTTGTATTTGTGGGCCACATAGTCCGCAATAAGGTTGAAAGCCATGGTAAACAGGAAGAGCACCATACCGATGGCAAAAAGTGCGTAGTA is a genomic window containing:
- the mrdA gene encoding penicillin-binding protein 2; translation: MSLYESKTQQPPKNGLLLLQGLILLLFCIFALRFWYLQIHKGDYFSEQARNNQLRQDNLYAPRGLIRDRNGNLLAVNEPAYALGIVREDCKDLDATLKTVSQWTGVDLGKLKKVFKKSRRRVKPFEPLILVPNLTFEQVAVIEANSLHWPGLEVVVRPRRKYLQGPLLSHVLGYVSEVDEEELEADPDLAVGDYVGKQGLEYVLEKRFRGIKGRRQNEVDATGRRLKERILNPPIAGEDIDLSIDLDLQELGGSLLEGKAGAVVVMNPDNGQILAFVSAPSYDNNSFTDGLSQKEWVALRDDPRTPLQNRVIQSVYPPGSVFKMTVAGAGLHYGMITPEDTVFCPGHMNLGKYTFRCWRKGGHGKTDLEKSLVESCDVYYYKLGKKLGVDRMSEYAFAAGYGKPTGIALPHEKGGLIPTRKWKKRRFGEIWHPGENLNFSIGQGYTLVTPLQVARSISSLINGGRLLRPQLLAGEPAEEQGVLPLTDAKRELIRKAMIATVDKPRGTARRLRMKGVVVGGKTGTAQVVKLTDELKKMKDEDIPYKYRDHAWMASFAEKGTERYVVVCMVEHGLHGSSGAGPIVKAIYDHIFKGRKEKK
- the mreC gene encoding rod shape-determining protein MreC codes for the protein MKLKRAAIAVIIGLFVYLSLYSWNLRSGQLDRLAGFTGLEIVKWVLWPCEWVHDQSVEFWDKYVYLVGLKQLNDQLSSQNGLMRLEIMKLREKAAEAERYRLLLEVKPLRGWNTDGARIIAHRMGPTAALDSIIINKGVVSGVEPDTPVITPLGVVGRVVEPGISASKALLLTDLNSRISVRGQIHRSTGLLVGNGEGDLLNVKYMKLNAPVAEGEILVTSGLAGLFPPGLPVAKIVSVERSDISLFLDVEAEPLVDMENIEEVLLLHRAASVSNATAGTANSTAQVANSTAAEGR
- a CDS encoding rod shape-determining protein, whose protein sequence is MASIFDKILGSFSSDLAIDLGTANTLVYVKGKGVMLSEPSVVAVKRDVNGGSKVLAVGLEAKRMLGRTPGNIVAIRPMKDGVIADFEVTEAMLRHFISKVHNSRRLVRPRIMICVPTGITQVEKRAVKESAQSAGAREVYLIEEPMAAAIGANLPITEPTSNMVVDIGGGTSEIAVISLSGIVYARSVRVGGDKMDEAIMQHVKRKYSMLIGESTAESIKIKIGSAFPLEEEIEMEVKGRDLVTGIPQNILITSEEIRKAISEQVDSIVQGVRVALEQTPPELAADIVDRGIVLTGGGALLKGLDQLLSQETHLPITVVDTPLDAVVVGSGRALDEINIYKDVTID
- a CDS encoding TIGR01212 family radical SAM protein (This family includes YhcC from E. coli K-12, an uncharacterized radical SAM protein.), producing the protein MHRFYGLAARLRQSFGERVQKIPLDFGFTCPNRDGHLSRKGCIFCSPQGSGSGLHKLSMSIPEQWAHWQEKLSKLYTAKLYLAYLQSYSNTYCSIDELKCALEQLEGLPGLAGLCIGTRPDCLDDEKLVLIKNLGLKETWIDLGLQSSNNQTLERINRGHTAEQFAEAVHMAHAHGLDVCAHLIAGLPGESTADFLESVRFLNELPIAGIKFHNLFVGKGTPLKKIYDAGEYTPIGKDEYIAALVQAISILRTDIVIHRLKADAIPGGLIAPEWVRQKRKVLNEIEQAMKAQGVWQGCARDDAPDEPPLWYSAEHKRETART
- the pstA gene encoding phosphate ABC transporter permease PstA gives rise to the protein MREKIQKAVFLLFKGAAAINGLALLIIVGFVLYYGLPAMSWEFLTENPRESMTAGGIFPCIVGTIVLSYGALMIALPWGIATAIYLNEYATSPRLVRIIRLGINNLAGVPSVVFGLFGLSLFVTVMGMGVSIMAGVCTLGALALPLVIGASEEALRSVPQTYREASLGLGATKWQTIYKVVLPAALPGMLTGAILTLSRAAGETAAIMFTAAVFFTPEMPESLFDDVMALPYHIYVLATAGTEIEKTRHIQYGTSLVLITLVLSMNMLAIFIRAKMQRKGNK